In Arthrobacter sp. CDRTa11, one DNA window encodes the following:
- a CDS encoding bifunctional hydroxymethylpyrimidine kinase/phosphomethylpyrimidine kinase: MSSLSSTSVLPPAAPASATATSTQSTLTQPQAAGVLRDIPRVLSIAGSDPSGGAGIQADLKSIAAHGGYGMAAITALTVQNTQGVRAVHVPPASFLARQLDAISDDITVDAVKIGMLGDADVMTAVRSWLVKVRPAVVVLDPVMVATSGDRLLAESAEAALQGLLPLADLITPNLAELAILLGEPQAGSWPEALEQGRRLAAATGATVLVKGGHLDGGDCPDALVNTGGVLSEEVVVVPGARIRTRNSHGTGCSLSSAMATTQARLGDWEASLRQVKPWLAAALEASAELEVGSGNGPIHHFHHVQQPQPGPADAGRTPPAPGDFADVLWAAAAPDLEAIYGLEFIQDLADGSLAEKHFAYYLAQDATYLNGYSRVLARASALAPTEAEQLFWARSAQQCLEVESELHRSWLSTRTTETVLGPVTKSYVDHLLAASASGSYAVLVAAVLPCFWLYAEVGKTLHAEFLAAGEPAAHPYAAWLRTYADEDFAAATRQAIAMADDAGRRGSEDERAAMILAFRQSCRFEVEFFDAPRLHA; the protein is encoded by the coding sequence ATGTCTTCTTTGTCGTCAACATCAGTCCTGCCTCCAGCAGCGCCCGCATCAGCAACAGCAACATCAACGCAATCCACCCTGACGCAGCCCCAAGCGGCCGGCGTCCTGCGGGACATCCCACGCGTCCTGTCCATCGCCGGTTCCGATCCCTCCGGCGGCGCCGGCATCCAGGCCGACCTGAAAAGCATTGCGGCCCACGGCGGCTACGGCATGGCTGCCATCACCGCCCTCACCGTCCAAAACACCCAGGGTGTCCGTGCCGTGCACGTTCCCCCGGCCTCGTTCCTGGCCCGGCAGCTGGATGCCATCAGCGACGACATCACCGTTGATGCGGTCAAGATCGGCATGCTCGGTGATGCCGACGTGATGACTGCTGTGCGCAGCTGGCTGGTGAAGGTGCGCCCCGCCGTCGTCGTCCTGGATCCTGTGATGGTGGCCACCAGCGGGGACCGGCTGCTCGCCGAATCGGCTGAGGCTGCGCTTCAGGGGCTTTTACCGCTGGCGGACCTGATCACCCCGAACCTGGCGGAACTGGCGATACTTCTTGGCGAGCCGCAGGCGGGAAGCTGGCCCGAGGCGCTGGAGCAGGGCCGGCGGCTGGCCGCCGCCACGGGTGCCACGGTCCTGGTCAAGGGCGGCCATCTCGACGGCGGCGATTGTCCGGATGCCCTGGTCAACACCGGGGGAGTGCTCTCTGAGGAAGTGGTCGTAGTGCCAGGGGCAAGGATCCGCACCCGCAACAGCCACGGCACCGGCTGTTCGCTGTCCTCGGCAATGGCTACCACGCAGGCACGGCTGGGCGATTGGGAAGCCTCCCTGCGCCAGGTGAAGCCTTGGCTTGCCGCCGCGCTGGAGGCTTCCGCCGAGCTCGAGGTTGGATCGGGCAACGGGCCCATCCATCATTTCCATCACGTTCAGCAACCACAGCCGGGGCCGGCAGATGCCGGACGGACACCTCCGGCGCCGGGGGACTTCGCCGACGTCCTGTGGGCAGCAGCGGCGCCGGACCTTGAGGCCATCTACGGACTCGAGTTCATCCAGGACCTTGCAGACGGCAGCCTGGCCGAAAAGCACTTCGCCTACTATCTCGCCCAGGACGCCACGTACCTGAACGGCTATTCCCGGGTGCTCGCCCGTGCCAGCGCCCTGGCCCCCACCGAGGCGGAGCAGCTGTTCTGGGCCAGGTCTGCCCAGCAGTGCCTGGAGGTTGAGTCCGAGTTGCACCGCAGCTGGCTCAGCACCAGGACCACGGAGACGGTCCTGGGTCCTGTCACCAAGTCTTATGTCGATCATCTGCTCGCTGCCTCGGCTTCAGGCAGTTATGCGGTGCTGGTGGCCGCAGTGCTTCCGTGCTTCTGGCTGTATGCGGAGGTGGGCAAAACGCTTCACGCAGAATTCCTGGCAGCGGGCGAACCGGCTGCCCACCCGTACGCCGCCTGGCTGCGGACCTACGCCGACGAAGACTTTGCCGCCGCCACCCGGCAGGCAATAGCCATGGCGGACGACGCCGGGCGGCGGGGATCGGAGGATGAGCGCGCAGCGATGATCCTGGCATTCCGGCAATCCTGCCGTTTCGAGGTCGAATTCTTCGACGCGCCGCGGCTGCACGCCTGA